One genomic region from Sphingobacterium sp. UGAL515B_05 encodes:
- a CDS encoding M1 family metallopeptidase has product MKRILLYALGTCGLLTAGIQQSAAQLMKEKNDFTRADSLRGYLSPLRTCYDIQYYHLDVKVDIDNKFISGSNLFRFKATTDFNRLQFDLFANLNVDKVVYKGKELSFTREHNAVFVEFPATIKKGIQEEFTVYYEGHPTEAVKAPWDGGFDWKKDSNGKPWVATACQGMGASVWWPNKDHQSDEVDSMLISIAVPKEVMNVSNGRLVKVEKMKDGYTKYHWKVANPINNYNVAINIGDYVHFKEKYKGEKGPLDIDYYILRENDTAEKKAHLQKNANQTLEAFEHWFGPYPFYEDGYKLVETYHTGMEHQSAIAYGNHYQNGYRGGDASGTGWGHKWDFIVVHESGHEWFGNNITSADLADMWIHESFTNYSEGLFIDYFYGKEASQAYAHGIRSGIQNDSPIQGPYHVNKEGSGDMYPKGGVMLNMIRTMIDNDEKWRNILRGLNSKFYHQQVDYTDVVNYVSQQSGLDLLKVFEQYVKHTGIPTLEIKQDPSGRILGRWISEVKGFHMPIHIGVKGQKRELIQLDQHFRPIKVAGLTKENIDIDTFNYYVGVLVE; this is encoded by the coding sequence ATGAAAAGAATACTATTATATGCACTGGGAACCTGTGGTCTACTGACCGCAGGTATACAGCAATCAGCAGCACAGCTGATGAAAGAAAAAAATGACTTCACAAGAGCGGATTCACTGCGCGGATATCTGTCACCGCTGCGAACCTGCTACGATATCCAATATTATCATTTGGATGTTAAGGTAGATATAGACAATAAGTTTATTTCGGGTTCAAACCTTTTCCGTTTCAAGGCCACAACTGATTTTAATCGCCTGCAATTTGATCTTTTTGCAAATCTCAACGTAGACAAAGTCGTATATAAGGGGAAAGAACTTTCCTTTACCAGAGAACACAATGCTGTCTTTGTCGAATTTCCTGCGACTATCAAGAAAGGAATACAGGAAGAGTTTACGGTATATTACGAAGGCCATCCTACAGAAGCGGTCAAAGCTCCCTGGGACGGCGGCTTTGACTGGAAAAAAGATAGCAATGGAAAGCCATGGGTGGCAACGGCCTGCCAGGGTATGGGCGCGAGTGTCTGGTGGCCAAACAAAGACCATCAATCCGATGAAGTGGATAGTATGCTGATTTCCATCGCTGTCCCAAAAGAGGTGATGAATGTATCCAATGGACGTTTGGTCAAGGTAGAAAAGATGAAGGATGGTTACACCAAATACCACTGGAAAGTTGCCAATCCAATCAACAACTACAATGTCGCCATCAACATCGGCGACTACGTTCATTTTAAGGAAAAATACAAAGGTGAAAAAGGACCATTGGATATAGACTACTATATTTTGCGCGAAAACGATACGGCAGAAAAAAAAGCCCATCTTCAAAAAAACGCCAACCAGACCTTAGAAGCCTTTGAACATTGGTTTGGTCCATATCCCTTCTATGAAGATGGCTATAAACTTGTTGAAACCTACCATACCGGCATGGAACACCAGAGTGCCATCGCCTACGGTAACCATTACCAGAATGGCTATCGCGGCGGAGATGCGTCTGGAACCGGCTGGGGACATAAATGGGATTTTATTGTGGTCCACGAATCTGGTCATGAATGGTTTGGCAACAATATTACTTCAGCTGATCTGGCAGATATGTGGATCCACGAAAGCTTCACTAATTATTCCGAAGGCTTATTTATCGACTATTTCTATGGTAAGGAAGCCAGCCAGGCTTACGCCCATGGTATCCGGAGCGGGATCCAAAATGATAGCCCCATCCAGGGCCCCTACCACGTAAATAAAGAAGGATCTGGGGATATGTATCCCAAAGGCGGTGTTATGCTCAACATGATCCGTACGATGATCGACAATGATGAAAAGTGGCGGAATATTCTCAGGGGATTAAACAGCAAGTTTTATCACCAACAAGTCGATTATACTGATGTTGTCAACTACGTAAGCCAGCAGTCCGGTCTAGACCTGTTAAAAGTATTTGAACAGTATGTAAAACATACTGGCATTCCTACACTGGAGATCAAACAAGATCCTTCAGGCAGAATATTGGGTCGCTGGATCAGCGAAGTCAAAGGCTTCCATATGCCCATACATATTGGCGTAAAAGGTCAAAAAAGAGAACTTATCCAGTTGGACCAACATTTCAGACCGATTAAAGTGGCCGGTTTAACAAAAGAGAATATCGATATTGATACGTTTAACTATTATGTCGGCGTATTGGTCGAATAA
- a CDS encoding S9 family peptidase: MKFLSTAVLLLSAQFLFGQGTLADYTRAQNLKKQLTNKIENLPGQFSWNDKGDLFWYDRNTLQGKEYILVNPQAKTKEQLFDLTKVFSLVDEKLGRKIESRVISNDQIKLLDQDQVSLDIAGYLWIWNRRSSQLSQGAASGNKDRNTRYWGQREQGNAYREVESPDKKHVAFIRNNNVFLAIKGNTKEARQITFDGNTANYYSNDIQWAPDSRKLATVKTQKIEIRQLTLIESSPKDQLQPKIQTRDYVKPGDELAQKLPILYDLEKDRLSVFDAALIPNQFYLSDLSWRDDSRAFTFEYNKRGHQVYGVMQMDANSGNSSFLIQEQNKTFIDYSGKKYREDLADGKEIVWASERDGWNHLYLYDGITGKVKNQITKGNWVVRKVVHVDAEKRTVIFEGSGMNAAEDPYLVHYYAIGLDGKGLKLLTEENANHQAFFNKDYSQFVDTYSRVDQPPISVLRDKNGGIIMELEKTNSSLLETTGWRAPEVFKAKGRDGVTDIWGIIIRPTNFDPAKSYPVIEYIYAGPHSSFVPKSFYSNPSGMYELAELGFIVVQIDGMGTSNRSKAFHDVCWKNLKDAGFPDRIAWMQAASKQYKYMDIGRVGIYGTSAGGQSSTGALLFHPEFYKVGVSSCGCHDNRMDKIWWNEQWMGWPVGPEYAASSNIENAAKLEGNLLLIVGELDDNVDPSSTFQLVDALIKARKNHDFIMVPGMGHSSGGDYGERKRRDYFVKHLLGVDPPAWNQY; this comes from the coding sequence ATGAAGTTTCTTAGTACAGCGGTTTTGTTGTTGTCGGCACAGTTTCTGTTTGGTCAAGGAACTTTGGCAGATTATACACGTGCACAAAACCTAAAAAAACAATTGACCAACAAAATTGAAAATCTGCCCGGCCAGTTTTCTTGGAATGATAAGGGGGATCTCTTTTGGTATGATCGAAATACGTTGCAGGGAAAAGAGTATATTTTGGTCAATCCCCAGGCAAAAACAAAAGAACAGCTGTTTGATCTGACGAAAGTATTTTCGTTAGTGGATGAAAAACTAGGGCGGAAAATCGAAAGTCGTGTTATTTCCAATGATCAGATAAAATTGCTGGACCAGGATCAAGTGTCGCTCGATATCGCGGGCTACCTGTGGATCTGGAACCGTCGTTCCTCGCAATTGAGCCAGGGCGCTGCAAGTGGAAATAAAGATCGAAATACGCGCTATTGGGGGCAGCGTGAACAGGGAAATGCCTATAGGGAAGTTGAGTCTCCAGATAAAAAACATGTGGCATTTATCCGCAATAATAATGTATTCCTGGCAATAAAGGGAAACACAAAAGAAGCGCGACAAATTACCTTTGACGGCAACACGGCAAATTATTATAGCAATGATATTCAATGGGCACCTGATAGTCGTAAGCTGGCTACAGTAAAAACTCAAAAAATAGAGATCAGGCAACTGACGCTTATTGAATCTTCTCCTAAAGATCAACTGCAGCCTAAAATTCAGACACGCGATTACGTGAAGCCCGGAGATGAGCTTGCGCAAAAACTACCTATCTTATATGATCTTGAAAAAGATCGACTATCGGTGTTTGATGCTGCACTCATACCAAATCAATTTTACCTTTCGGATCTTTCCTGGCGCGATGACAGCAGAGCATTTACCTTCGAGTATAACAAACGGGGGCATCAAGTCTATGGCGTCATGCAGATGGATGCAAATAGCGGTAACTCGAGTTTTCTAATTCAAGAGCAGAATAAGACCTTTATTGATTATAGCGGCAAGAAATACCGGGAGGATCTGGCCGATGGAAAGGAGATTGTATGGGCCTCTGAGCGTGATGGATGGAACCACCTGTATCTCTATGATGGAATTACTGGAAAAGTAAAGAACCAGATAACGAAAGGAAACTGGGTTGTTCGGAAAGTTGTGCATGTTGATGCTGAAAAACGAACGGTTATTTTCGAAGGCAGCGGAATGAATGCCGCAGAAGATCCCTATTTGGTCCACTATTACGCTATCGGTTTAGACGGAAAGGGCTTAAAACTGCTGACCGAAGAAAATGCAAATCATCAAGCTTTTTTCAATAAAGACTATTCGCAGTTTGTGGATACGTATTCCCGGGTCGATCAGCCGCCAATTTCAGTATTGCGCGACAAAAATGGCGGTATTATCATGGAGTTGGAGAAAACAAACAGTAGTCTGCTCGAAACTACAGGGTGGCGTGCACCAGAGGTTTTTAAAGCCAAGGGACGTGATGGCGTAACGGATATCTGGGGGATTATTATTCGGCCGACGAATTTTGATCCCGCTAAAAGCTACCCTGTCATCGAATACATTTATGCGGGACCCCATAGTTCTTTCGTACCAAAATCATTTTACAGCAACCCGAGCGGGATGTACGAACTCGCCGAATTGGGCTTTATTGTGGTACAGATCGACGGCATGGGGACCTCAAATCGTTCAAAGGCTTTTCATGATGTCTGTTGGAAAAATCTGAAAGATGCGGGCTTCCCGGATCGAATTGCCTGGATGCAGGCCGCGTCAAAGCAATATAAATACATGGATATCGGCAGGGTAGGGATTTATGGCACATCTGCTGGGGGGCAAAGTTCAACCGGCGCGTTGTTATTCCATCCCGAGTTTTACAAAGTTGGCGTTTCCTCCTGTGGCTGTCACGATAACCGAATGGATAAAATATGGTGGAACGAGCAATGGATGGGCTGGCCTGTAGGTCCTGAATATGCGGCTAGCTCGAATATCGAAAATGCCGCTAAGCTGGAAGGAAATCTTTTGCTGATTGTTGGAGAACTTGATGATAATGTGGATCCTTCATCCACTTTCCAATTGGTTGATGCGTTGATCAAAGCGCGTAAGAATCATGATTTTATCATGGTTCCTGGGATGGGGCATTCTTCCGGGGGAGATTATGGTGAACGAAAAAGAAGGGACTATTTTGTAAAACATCTTCTTGGCGTAGATCCGCCTGCCTGGAATCAGTATTGA
- a CDS encoding APC family permease encodes MSESKQTFQKSLGLLDATMLVVGSMIGSGIFIVSADIARNTGSAGWMMVVWLICGFMTLTAALSYGELSAMFPKAGGQYIYLREAYGPVLSFVFGWTFFAVIQTATIAAVGVAFAKFTAYLFPSMDEDVYLLEWSDYRVSAAQLLAIAVIIVLTYINSRGVNSGKRVQTSITLIKIGSLLLLLLFGFLALKHEVWTWNWDNISLWSMRRLNTDGTYTSYDGFSAMGAFSAAMVGALFSSDSWHSSSAVAGEINNPQRNIGLSLALGTLLVTVIYLLTNLMYTGILPLEAMVNAPKDRVAMSVAQEVFGPFGITIIAIMIMISTFGCNNGIILAGARVYYSMAKDGLFFKRAGKLNAHAVPAWALWIQCAAASIWCLSGKYGDLLDMITCVVVIFYVLAIAGIIRLRITRPDLNRPYKAFGYPFLPVLYILMGLAFIGLMVIFKPNYTWPGIIIALLGIPIYYLINPKRRKYEVS; translated from the coding sequence ATGAGTGAGTCGAAACAAACTTTTCAAAAGTCTCTCGGGTTACTGGATGCCACTATGCTGGTGGTTGGAAGTATGATCGGTTCTGGGATTTTTATTGTATCTGCGGATATTGCGCGCAACACGGGGTCTGCAGGCTGGATGATGGTCGTATGGCTGATTTGTGGTTTTATGACATTGACTGCAGCGTTGAGCTATGGAGAATTGAGTGCGATGTTTCCAAAGGCAGGAGGACAATACATTTACCTACGGGAGGCTTATGGGCCAGTGTTAAGTTTTGTATTTGGCTGGACATTTTTTGCCGTTATACAAACTGCGACTATAGCGGCTGTGGGGGTAGCTTTTGCGAAATTTACAGCCTATCTCTTCCCTTCTATGGATGAAGATGTTTACCTGCTAGAATGGTCAGATTATCGGGTATCGGCAGCGCAGCTGCTGGCAATTGCCGTCATTATTGTATTAACCTATATTAATTCAAGAGGCGTAAATAGCGGAAAGCGCGTACAGACATCCATCACATTGATCAAGATCGGGAGTCTGTTGCTCTTGTTGCTCTTTGGATTCCTGGCTTTGAAACATGAAGTTTGGACTTGGAACTGGGACAATATATCTCTTTGGTCAATGCGCCGTTTAAATACGGATGGAACCTACACATCCTATGATGGATTTTCAGCAATGGGTGCTTTTTCTGCGGCTATGGTCGGTGCGCTCTTCAGCAGCGATTCCTGGCACTCATCTTCCGCAGTGGCTGGCGAAATTAACAATCCACAGCGTAATATCGGCTTGAGTCTTGCATTAGGGACTTTGCTAGTTACTGTGATCTATCTTCTGACTAATTTGATGTATACCGGCATATTGCCTTTGGAAGCTATGGTCAATGCACCAAAAGATCGTGTAGCCATGAGTGTCGCACAAGAGGTTTTTGGTCCTTTTGGGATTACTATTATAGCCATTATGATCATGATCAGCACTTTTGGCTGTAATAATGGGATTATCCTGGCAGGAGCGAGGGTGTATTATTCTATGGCCAAAGACGGTTTGTTTTTTAAAAGGGCGGGTAAGCTCAATGCGCATGCGGTACCTGCCTGGGCACTCTGGATACAATGTGCCGCTGCGTCAATATGGTGTTTAAGCGGAAAATATGGTGATTTATTGGACATGATTACCTGCGTGGTAGTCATATTTTATGTACTCGCGATTGCGGGTATTATTCGTCTCCGTATCACACGTCCAGATTTGAACAGACCCTATAAAGCATTTGGCTATCCTTTTCTTCCCGTTCTTTATATTCTGATGGGACTTGCCTTTATTGGGTTGATGGTCATTTTCAAACCCAACTATACCTGGCCAGGCATTATCATTGCACTATTGGGTATCCCGATCTATTATTTAATCAATCCTAAGCGAAGAAAGTATGAAGTTTCTTAG
- a CDS encoding DUF885 family protein has protein sequence MNRSFSFIAPKTLFYGLLFLFPVSMHAQKMKLYDHTTPIEPYIVQYGHDVEAINYFYGPMPKGWGNQRAAASPEQLARLQRLDNEYLKKLDKFPYEELETSGQVDFILLKRKLKSDLLSLKEDESNYNRLSVYLPFAQRIFALEKERRRGKRLAGEDVAKELTLVAGEIDRSIAALQEKTNIPYSDVNFLVALLNSLDLRITSTFDFYNGYDPEFTWWVPAIFQQVKGKLSDYKEKLAAKSDWKVFDDDSQIAGWPIGEKEINRRLKAEMISYTAADLLKLADQEFKWCEAELLKASREMGFGDDWRAAQEKVKNSYVPIGEQPELIMRLYNDAQQFIEQNKLMTIPELADETWGMIMMTPERQRVNPFFTGGREISISYPTNTMDQQAKLMSMRGNNPYFSRGTVQHELIPGHHLQYFMNRRYKPYREEAFNTPFWTEGWTLYWELLLYSKGFAKTPEERIGMLFWRMHRCARITFSIKFHLGEWTPQQCIDYLVNRVGFESANAHGEVKRSFEGSYDPLYQLAYLVGGLQLMRIKEEVVDQGKMSFAAFHDRVIKENYLPMEMLRAIIKGEKLTPDYETNWKFYHFNN, from the coding sequence ATGAATCGTTCTTTTTCTTTTATAGCTCCCAAAACATTGTTTTATGGACTACTCTTTCTATTCCCGGTCTCCATGCATGCACAAAAGATGAAATTATACGACCATACAACTCCTATAGAGCCTTATATTGTGCAATATGGGCATGATGTTGAGGCGATAAACTATTTTTATGGCCCTATGCCCAAAGGCTGGGGCAATCAGCGGGCTGCCGCTTCGCCCGAACAGTTAGCACGTCTTCAGCGTTTGGATAACGAATATTTGAAGAAGCTGGACAAGTTCCCCTATGAAGAACTCGAAACATCGGGGCAGGTAGATTTTATCTTACTGAAGCGCAAACTAAAAAGTGATCTGCTTTCATTGAAAGAAGATGAGTCGAATTACAACCGGTTATCCGTGTATTTACCTTTCGCACAGCGAATTTTTGCACTTGAAAAGGAACGCCGTAGGGGGAAGCGTCTGGCAGGAGAAGATGTCGCGAAAGAGCTGACGCTGGTCGCCGGTGAAATCGATCGGTCAATAGCTGCGCTTCAGGAAAAGACCAATATTCCTTATTCAGATGTTAACTTTCTGGTTGCCTTATTAAATTCACTGGACTTAAGGATCACCAGCACCTTCGATTTCTATAATGGATACGACCCTGAATTTACCTGGTGGGTACCGGCTATATTTCAGCAGGTGAAAGGCAAGCTCTCGGATTATAAAGAGAAATTGGCCGCAAAAAGTGATTGGAAAGTGTTTGATGATGATAGCCAGATTGCTGGTTGGCCTATTGGGGAAAAAGAGATAAACCGAAGGCTCAAAGCAGAAATGATCAGTTATACAGCTGCCGATCTTCTAAAATTGGCTGATCAGGAGTTTAAATGGTGTGAGGCCGAGTTATTGAAAGCGAGCCGTGAAATGGGGTTCGGCGATGACTGGCGGGCTGCACAGGAAAAGGTTAAAAACTCCTACGTACCCATTGGAGAACAGCCGGAGCTCATCATGAGATTGTATAACGATGCACAGCAATTTATTGAACAAAATAAACTCATGACTATTCCTGAGCTGGCAGATGAGACTTGGGGCATGATCATGATGACACCTGAACGGCAGCGGGTCAACCCCTTTTTTACAGGCGGACGGGAAATTAGCATATCCTATCCGACAAACACGATGGATCAGCAGGCGAAACTGATGAGTATGCGTGGCAATAATCCTTATTTCTCCCGTGGCACAGTCCAGCATGAATTGATTCCCGGTCATCATCTGCAATATTTCATGAATAGGCGTTACAAGCCTTACCGCGAAGAGGCTTTTAATACGCCATTTTGGACGGAAGGATGGACATTGTACTGGGAATTGCTGCTGTATAGCAAGGGATTTGCAAAAACTCCGGAGGAGCGAATCGGGATGTTATTTTGGCGCATGCATCGCTGTGCAAGAATAACCTTTAGTATTAAATTTCATTTAGGGGAGTGGACGCCGCAGCAATGCATCGATTATCTGGTAAACCGCGTGGGATTTGAGTCGGCTAATGCGCACGGTGAAGTAAAGAGATCGTTTGAAGGTTCCTATGATCCTCTATATCAGCTGGCCTATCTCGTAGGCGGCTTGCAATTGATGCGTATCAAAGAGGAGGTCGTAGATCAAGGGAAAATGTCATTTGCTGCATTCCATGACCGTGTGATCAAAGAAAATTATCTACCGATGGAAATGTTGAGAGCGATTATCAAGGGCGAGAAGTTAACCCCCGATTATGAGACAAACTGGAAGTTTTATCATTTTAATAACTAG
- a CDS encoding NAD(P)/FAD-dependent oxidoreductase: MKENNRGTVVVVGAGIAGLASAYYLVRDGWDVKILEKNTLDNNCSYGNAGMIVPSHFTPLAAPGIVAQGIKWMFNSKSPFYVRPSLNPRMINWGLKFLKHANRSHVEQHATAIRDLNLYSSRLYDELAQEEGFDFELKQNGILMMYKSKEMQHEEIELAHRAQDLGLDVDILEGNAVQELEPNLKLDVLGAILYRCDGKLYPPKLMRQLIQYLKAAGVAFFEETEVSKFITAENKVKEAISNKGSFQADAFVLTGGAYLPQLTSKLHVNTPLMPGKGYSFMYQPEKENTLNHAALLLEARVAVTPMNGQIRFSGTMELGPANDKIYENRVRGIVESIPKYYPELKVDYPSEKIWYGYRPCSPDGLPYLGRLKKFDNVLVAGGGGMMGLSLGPAYGKVVADLLAGQKIESEIAGFRPDRFD; the protein is encoded by the coding sequence GTGAAAGAAAATAATAGAGGTACGGTTGTCGTCGTTGGTGCAGGAATTGCAGGACTTGCTTCCGCCTATTACCTTGTAAGAGACGGATGGGATGTGAAAATCCTCGAAAAAAATACCTTGGACAATAACTGTTCTTATGGCAATGCCGGCATGATTGTCCCCAGTCATTTTACGCCCTTGGCTGCCCCCGGTATTGTAGCGCAGGGGATAAAGTGGATGTTCAATAGTAAAAGCCCTTTTTATGTACGGCCTTCGCTAAATCCACGAATGATCAATTGGGGATTGAAGTTTTTAAAACATGCTAATCGCTCACACGTAGAACAGCATGCGACTGCAATACGTGATTTGAATCTTTACAGCAGCAGATTATATGATGAATTGGCGCAGGAGGAGGGGTTTGATTTTGAACTGAAGCAGAACGGGATCCTGATGATGTATAAATCCAAGGAAATGCAGCATGAAGAAATTGAATTGGCCCATCGTGCCCAGGATCTTGGACTTGATGTCGATATTTTGGAGGGGAATGCCGTTCAAGAACTGGAGCCTAATCTGAAGCTGGATGTTTTAGGTGCTATACTTTATCGCTGTGACGGAAAATTATATCCACCAAAGTTAATGCGGCAATTGATTCAATATTTGAAAGCCGCAGGCGTAGCTTTTTTCGAAGAAACTGAGGTCAGTAAATTTATAACAGCCGAAAATAAGGTGAAAGAGGCGATCAGCAACAAAGGGAGTTTTCAGGCGGATGCTTTTGTCTTGACTGGTGGCGCTTATTTGCCGCAGCTCACATCAAAGTTGCACGTAAATACACCGCTTATGCCGGGAAAAGGGTATTCCTTTATGTATCAACCCGAGAAAGAGAATACATTGAATCATGCGGCATTATTACTGGAGGCTCGTGTTGCTGTAACACCCATGAATGGCCAGATCCGATTCAGCGGTACGATGGAATTGGGACCAGCAAATGACAAAATTTATGAAAATCGTGTCCGCGGAATTGTGGAATCCATTCCAAAATATTATCCGGAATTGAAGGTCGATTACCCAAGCGAAAAAATATGGTATGGTTACAGACCCTGCTCGCCTGATGGATTGCCCTATCTGGGAAGATTGAAAAAATTTGATAATGTCCTAGTTGCCGGTGGGGGTGGTATGATGGGCTTGAGCTTGGGCCCTGCCTATGGGAAAGTTGTTGCAGATTTATTGGCAGGACAGAAAATAGAGTCTGAAATCGCTGGTTTTAGACCTGATCGTTTCGACTGA
- a CDS encoding 4-hydroxyproline epimerase, with amino-acid sequence MKKTFFCIDSHTCGCPVRLVAGGAPLLQGNSMMERRLHFIREYDWIRMGLMFEPRGHDMMSGSMLYPPFDPQNDIGVLYIETSGCLPMCGHGTIGTVTIAIEEGLVQPKVPGKLRLETPAGLVHIDYVQEGPKVKSVKLTNVKSFLYAEALTVDCPDLGNISVDVAYGGNFYGIIDPQTNFQDISSYSASQLIHYGKIIRQLLNEKYSFVHPEDANIHGLTHIQWTGDPKLPNSSGRNAVLVGDNALDRSPCGTGTSARMAQWYAKGKLKKGMEFIHESYIGSQFTGKIEAETTVDGKPAIVPSIEGWARITGYNTIFLDDEDPYFGGFQVI; translated from the coding sequence ATGAAGAAGACTTTTTTTTGCATTGATTCGCATACCTGTGGTTGTCCCGTTCGATTGGTGGCAGGAGGAGCCCCATTATTACAGGGGAATTCCATGATGGAGCGCAGGTTGCATTTTATACGTGAGTACGATTGGATCCGTATGGGATTGATGTTTGAACCAAGAGGGCATGACATGATGAGCGGCAGTATGCTTTATCCGCCCTTTGATCCGCAAAATGATATTGGTGTCCTTTACATTGAAACCAGCGGCTGTCTGCCGATGTGTGGACATGGAACGATCGGTACGGTGACGATTGCCATTGAGGAGGGGCTCGTTCAACCTAAAGTTCCCGGAAAATTAAGGCTGGAAACTCCGGCTGGACTTGTACATATCGATTATGTTCAAGAGGGACCTAAGGTGAAAAGTGTAAAGCTTACGAACGTCAAGTCCTTTTTATATGCTGAAGCCTTAACGGTCGATTGCCCGGATCTAGGCAACATCAGCGTCGATGTTGCCTACGGTGGAAACTTCTACGGCATTATTGATCCGCAGACTAATTTTCAAGATATCAGTTCCTATTCAGCCAGCCAGCTCATTCATTATGGAAAAATAATCCGTCAGCTGCTGAACGAAAAATATTCTTTTGTTCATCCCGAAGATGCTAATATACATGGATTGACTCACATCCAATGGACAGGGGATCCTAAACTACCCAACTCGTCGGGTCGCAATGCAGTACTGGTTGGCGACAATGCATTGGACCGTTCACCATGTGGTACAGGTACATCAGCCCGTATGGCGCAATGGTATGCTAAAGGGAAACTCAAGAAAGGGATGGAGTTTATACATGAAAGTTATATCGGTTCACAATTTACCGGTAAAATTGAGGCTGAAACAACCGTGGATGGCAAACCGGCCATTGTCCCATCCATCGAAGGCTGGGCACGGATAACAGGCTATAATACCATTTTTTTGGATGATGAGGATCCTTATTTTGGCGGTTTTCAGGTGATTTAA
- a CDS encoding aldehyde dehydrogenase (NADP(+)), translating to MDRNENEIDYVVKQAEAGFQFLQKTDVIERAELMYAIAAEIEALGDILIETAHLETALPLGRLQGEKARTVNQWRRYADAVRTGLYSEARIDRDPNGQFDLRKYNKGLGPVVVFGASNFPFAFSTAGGDTASAIGAGCSVIVKAHPAHLKTSQLMADAIDRAISKQGAPSGVFNHVLSDSFAAGQQLVRHRFVKAVAFTGSFRGGKALFDLGQSRPDPIPVFAEMGSVNPVFLLPDYLGNNLEPFAKQYIASLLLGVGQFCTNPGVLVSVGGEQLDRFKAELKKELQAASTGKMLHAGILDSYNRLKGEMVQYDGVSILEEGQDNTAQDFAQALLAEAEASQVLANPKLLEEVFGPFGLIISCADLNEMKNVMEQLEGQITITFAASAQDIRECQALFSIAQDKCGRLLFQGMPTGVEVQYAMHHGGPYPATTDARFTSVGADAVKRFIRPISFQNWPNEFLPKELQDGNPLQIDRLVNQQWTKA from the coding sequence ATGGATAGAAACGAAAATGAGATTGATTACGTCGTAAAACAGGCGGAGGCTGGATTTCAGTTTCTTCAAAAAACTGATGTCATTGAACGGGCGGAATTGATGTATGCCATTGCCGCTGAAATTGAGGCATTGGGAGACATCCTGATTGAAACGGCCCATCTGGAAACGGCCCTTCCTTTGGGTAGACTGCAAGGTGAAAAAGCGAGAACGGTCAATCAATGGCGTCGATATGCCGATGCTGTGCGAACTGGTTTATACAGTGAAGCACGGATAGATCGTGACCCAAATGGTCAATTTGATTTACGGAAGTATAATAAAGGGCTAGGTCCTGTTGTGGTTTTTGGCGCAAGCAACTTTCCTTTTGCTTTTTCAACGGCAGGTGGGGATACAGCCAGTGCCATTGGTGCCGGCTGTTCGGTTATCGTAAAAGCACATCCCGCTCATCTTAAAACTTCGCAATTAATGGCTGACGCTATTGATCGGGCGATTTCAAAACAAGGAGCCCCAAGTGGCGTTTTTAATCATGTGTTGTCGGATTCATTTGCTGCTGGACAACAATTGGTCCGCCACAGATTCGTAAAAGCAGTCGCATTTACAGGTTCTTTCCGTGGCGGGAAAGCTTTATTTGACCTGGGCCAGTCAAGACCTGATCCTATTCCTGTATTTGCCGAAATGGGGAGCGTAAATCCGGTTTTTCTTTTACCGGACTACTTAGGGAATAATCTGGAACCTTTTGCTAAGCAGTATATTGCCTCACTGCTTTTAGGTGTTGGCCAATTTTGTACCAATCCAGGTGTTTTAGTAAGTGTCGGCGGCGAACAGCTGGATCGATTTAAAGCGGAGTTGAAGAAGGAACTTCAAGCTGCTTCTACCGGCAAAATGCTGCACGCAGGAATATTGGATAGCTACAACCGTTTAAAAGGGGAAATGGTTCAATACGATGGTGTCAGTATATTGGAAGAAGGGCAGGATAATACAGCGCAAGATTTTGCGCAGGCCCTGCTTGCTGAGGCGGAAGCAAGCCAAGTTTTGGCTAATCCTAAGTTATTGGAAGAGGTTTTTGGACCTTTTGGGCTAATTATATCCTGTGCGGACCTCAATGAAATGAAAAATGTAATGGAGCAGCTCGAAGGACAGATAACCATCACTTTTGCGGCATCGGCGCAGGACATCCGCGAATGCCAGGCACTCTTTTCAATTGCACAGGACAAATGCGGAAGGCTTTTGTTTCAGGGTATGCCAACTGGGGTTGAAGTACAGTATGCTATGCATCATGGCGGACCGTATCCGGCAACCACAGATGCGCGTTTTACTTCTGTAGGGGCCGATGCGGTAAAGCGCTTTATTCGCCCCATTAGTTTTCAAAATTGGCCAAATGAATTTTTGCCTAAAGAACTACAAGACGGAAACCCATTACAAATTGACCGTTTGGTCAACCAGCAATGGACTAAAGCATAA